The genome window ACGGGGGGCGTCTGCGCGGGCAAGACGACGGCCCTGCGCTGCCTGGGCGAGATCGCCGCCCTGGAGGTTCTCGACGCCGACGCCCTGGGTCATCACCTGCTGCGCGAGGAGGGGATCAGGGGGCGGGTCGTCGAGCTGCTGGGCGCCGAGGTCCTGGGGGCCGACGACGAGCTGGACCGCGGCGCGGTCGGTCTGCGGGTCTTCGCCGACCGGGCCCTGCTGGAGCGCTTCAACGCCCTGGTGCATCCGCCCTTGGTGGAGCGCATCGGCCGGGCCGTCGCGGCGGCCCGCGAGCGTCCGCCGCGGGGGCGGGAGGCCTTCGTCGTCGACGCGGCGTTGATCTACGAGTGGGGCATCCAGGACCTTTTCGACGTCGTGGTGGCGGTGCGCGCCGTGTCCGGCCTGGCCCTGCGGCGGTTGAGGGAGCGGGGTCTCGACGAGGACGGAGCGCGCCGGCGG of Candidatus Coatesbacteria bacterium contains these proteins:
- the coaE gene encoding dephospho-CoA kinase (Dephospho-CoA kinase (CoaE) performs the final step in coenzyme A biosynthesis.), with protein sequence MLTIGWTGGVCAGKTTALRCLGEIAALEVLDADALGHHLLREEGIRGRVVELLGAEVLGADDELDRGAVGLRVFADRALLERFNALVHPPLVERIGRAVAAARERPPRGREAFVVDAALIYEWGIQDLFDVVVAVRAVSGLALRRLRERGLDEDGARRRMAAQLPAQSKARRADFVVVNDDDLTALRRRVRFLWEHQLYELRRERGTVDDDG